Proteins from one Natrinema salinisoli genomic window:
- a CDS encoding single-stranded DNA binding protein, with the protein MSDIEGVYEDLEADVSLEEFREAVEAKVEQMGGLADEETAAMLVAHEVGESEVGGIADIEPGMEEAKFVAKVLSIGEKRTFERDGEDEDGQVVNVEVADETGSVRAAFWDDHAEAAIEELEEGQVLRIKGRPKEGFSGVEISVDNVEPDPDTEIDVQISDTYTVEDLSLGLSNVNLVGLLLDTDSVRTFDRDDGSEGKVSNLVLGDSTGRIRVTLWDEQADLATELEAGTTVEVIDGYVKERDGSLELHVGNRGAVEEVDEDVEYVPESTPIDDLEIDQMVDIAGVVRSADPKRTFDRDDGSEGQVRNIRVQDATGDIRVALWGDKADIDVGPGDEVALGDVEIQDGWQDDLEASAGWQSTIAVLESDSAGSGGGETDTDASSDENAGLSAFAGDDGSDEETAADGTGSTHSSDASGTATEATTEQDDTDGTDTESDDPSDGEELEFTGVVVQAGDPIVLDDGETTMSVTTDVDVGLGEEVTARGIVRDGRLEANDVF; encoded by the coding sequence ATGAGCGACATCGAGGGCGTATATGAGGACCTCGAGGCCGACGTTTCTCTCGAGGAGTTTCGCGAGGCCGTCGAGGCGAAAGTCGAGCAGATGGGTGGACTCGCGGACGAGGAGACGGCGGCGATGCTCGTCGCTCACGAAGTCGGCGAGAGCGAAGTCGGCGGTATCGCCGACATCGAACCCGGAATGGAGGAGGCGAAGTTCGTCGCCAAGGTCCTCTCGATCGGCGAGAAACGGACATTCGAACGCGACGGCGAGGACGAGGACGGACAGGTCGTCAACGTCGAGGTAGCGGACGAGACCGGCTCCGTCCGAGCGGCCTTCTGGGACGATCACGCGGAAGCCGCGATCGAAGAGCTCGAAGAGGGACAGGTCCTGCGAATCAAGGGCCGACCCAAGGAGGGCTTCAGCGGCGTCGAGATCAGCGTCGACAACGTCGAACCCGATCCGGACACCGAGATCGACGTCCAGATCTCCGACACGTACACCGTCGAGGACCTCTCGCTCGGCCTCTCGAACGTCAATCTCGTCGGGCTGCTCCTGGACACCGACAGCGTGCGTACCTTCGACCGGGACGACGGCTCCGAGGGGAAAGTCTCGAACCTCGTTCTGGGCGATTCGACGGGTCGCATCCGGGTCACGCTCTGGGACGAGCAGGCCGACCTCGCGACGGAACTCGAGGCCGGCACGACTGTCGAGGTGATCGACGGCTACGTCAAGGAACGCGACGGGAGCCTCGAACTCCACGTCGGCAACCGCGGGGCGGTCGAGGAAGTCGACGAAGACGTCGAGTACGTCCCCGAGAGTACGCCGATCGACGACCTCGAGATCGACCAGATGGTCGACATCGCGGGCGTCGTCCGCTCGGCCGATCCGAAACGAACCTTCGACCGGGACGACGGCTCCGAGGGACAGGTTCGAAACATCCGCGTGCAGGACGCGACCGGCGATATCCGCGTCGCCCTCTGGGGCGACAAAGCCGACATCGACGTGGGCCCGGGCGACGAAGTTGCACTCGGCGACGTCGAGATCCAGGACGGCTGGCAGGACGACCTCGAAGCCTCCGCGGGCTGGCAGTCGACGATCGCGGTCCTCGAGTCGGACTCGGCCGGCTCCGGCGGTGGCGAAACCGATACCGACGCTTCGAGCGACGAAAACGCCGGTCTGTCGGCCTTCGCCGGTGACGACGGATCGGACGAGGAGACGGCGGCGGACGGGACCGGTTCGACTCACTCGAGTGACGCGTCCGGTACAGCTACCGAAGCCACGACCGAGCAGGACGATACCGACGGTACCGATACCGAATCGGACGACCCCTCGGATGGAGAGGAACTCGAGTTCACCGGCGTCGTCGTGCAGGCGGGAGATCCGATCGTTCTCGACGACGGCGAGACGACGATGAGCGTCACGACCGACGTCGACGTCGGGCTCGGCGAGGAGGTAACCGCCCGAGGGATCGTCCGTGACGGACGCCTCGAGGCAAACGACGTGTTCTGA
- a CDS encoding histone family protein, with amino-acid sequence MNVELPFAPVDTIIRRNAGDLRVSADASKQLATRIQEHGSDLAIDAAEEATTDGRKTLMAQDFGVERVVDKDDLELPVAPVDRIARLEIDDRYRVSMDARVALADILEDYADNVARAAAILAHHADRRTITDDDIETYFSLFE; translated from the coding sequence ATGAACGTCGAACTCCCGTTCGCCCCGGTGGATACGATCATCCGGCGGAACGCGGGCGACCTTCGGGTGAGTGCTGACGCGTCGAAGCAACTCGCAACGCGGATTCAGGAACACGGGAGCGACCTCGCAATCGACGCGGCCGAGGAGGCGACGACGGACGGCCGCAAGACGCTGATGGCCCAGGATTTCGGCGTCGAGCGGGTCGTCGACAAGGACGACCTCGAGCTACCGGTCGCCCCGGTCGACCGAATCGCCAGACTCGAAATCGACGACCGCTATCGCGTCTCGATGGACGCCCGCGTCGCACTGGCCGATATTCTCGAAGACTACGCGGACAACGTCGCCCGGGCGGCCGCGATTCTCGCGCACCACGCCGACCGGCGGACCATCACCGACGACGACATCGAGACGTACTTCTCGTTGTTCGAGTAA
- a CDS encoding histone deacetylase family protein, whose translation MQFGYSELCLAHDPGSRHPESPDRLRAIRERLKKKHGVEYVEADACDLDTMAAVHERDYLESVREFCADGGGSWDPDTTAVEETWEAAGRSAGLACWAAEAALEGATGRNTPFSIGRPPGHHAVYDNAMGFCFVNNVAVAAQHALDHDEYDVDRVAIIDWDVHHGNGTQDIFYDRGDVFFVSLHEQGLYPGTGDVDETGEGEGKGTTMNIPMPAGTDDREYLAAFDGPIATALTEYDPDLLLISAGFDAHRHDPISRIRLSTEAYALMSDRVRSLAEDTDAALAFVLEGGYGLDVLADSVALVHETFDGREPIEPDDEPDENVESALEDVCEAHDLDLDVDEL comes from the coding sequence ATGCAGTTCGGCTACAGCGAGCTCTGTCTCGCACACGATCCCGGTTCGCGCCACCCAGAGTCGCCGGACCGGCTACGCGCGATCCGGGAGCGACTGAAGAAGAAACACGGCGTCGAGTACGTCGAGGCCGACGCCTGCGACCTCGACACGATGGCGGCCGTCCACGAACGGGACTATCTCGAGTCCGTCCGGGAATTCTGCGCCGACGGCGGCGGCAGCTGGGACCCCGACACGACCGCCGTCGAAGAAACGTGGGAGGCGGCCGGTCGGAGCGCCGGGCTCGCCTGCTGGGCCGCCGAAGCGGCTCTCGAGGGTGCGACGGGTCGGAATACGCCCTTCTCGATCGGTCGCCCGCCGGGACATCACGCCGTCTACGACAACGCGATGGGGTTTTGTTTCGTCAACAACGTCGCCGTTGCTGCCCAACACGCGCTCGATCACGACGAGTACGACGTCGACCGGGTCGCGATCATCGACTGGGACGTCCACCACGGTAACGGTACGCAGGATATCTTCTACGACCGCGGCGACGTCTTTTTCGTCTCGCTTCACGAGCAAGGGCTCTATCCCGGAACCGGCGACGTCGACGAAACCGGCGAGGGGGAGGGTAAAGGGACGACGATGAACATTCCGATGCCGGCCGGAACCGACGACCGCGAGTATCTGGCCGCTTTCGATGGGCCGATCGCCACCGCACTCACCGAGTACGATCCGGATCTGCTGTTGATCAGCGCCGGCTTCGACGCCCACCGCCACGACCCGATCTCGCGTATTCGACTCTCGACGGAGGCCTACGCCCTGATGAGCGACCGGGTCCGGTCGCTCGCCGAAGACACCGACGCCGCGCTGGCGTTCGTCCTCGAAGGCGGCTACGGACTGGACGTGCTCGCCGACAGCGTCGCGCTCGTCCACGAAACGTTCGACGGCCGCGAGCCGATCGAACCCGACGACGAGCCGGACGAGAACGTCGAATCGGCGCTCGAGGACGTCTGCGAGGCACACGATCTCGATTTGGACGTCGACGAGCTGTAG